In the Diprion similis isolate iyDipSimi1 chromosome 2, iyDipSimi1.1, whole genome shotgun sequence genome, one interval contains:
- the LOC124416173 gene encoding uncharacterized protein LOC124416173 encodes MTSSGEKCNCCCQVAARCLPVFAPMGDIPGEGMRFSPRISKDKSFCVVYGCSSKRSRDPTVRFHTFPTRGQTFVKITNKQGISEKIDKFKAWEQAIKIGKPITPTMRICSLHFKKEDYFLPDVQSKRKNLKISAVPSCNLPKRSTDKVTETAENKNRTKRILEREQKRQLIAKETVKKVETPAGKDSPMEVDANEKCVETQSLLDIPPLSSTAEIGIQVQSGDLVPTLRSLIKSDRQLSTLTGIENFTILERIVDIVHTMNPNIADSKSTVQEQILMTYIKLKQNASYALLAIFSRMYSAQSCKRIFLRMLDVLSRVLRVAIPFPSKAEISRNIPTCFEGFEDVRVVLDYTEIFLQKPKNLCCQILTYSFYKGTYTVKFMTGVTPAGMISFISKPYGGRSSDKAIFVESNLLEKLQANDAVMVDKGFLIDDICKKNDIKLIRPPFLKKQKQFSSVDACLTAKIAKARVHIERSNQRLKTFKILGDKLPSKLASKIEQIFTIICGTVNIGSPILKNNKFPSL; translated from the exons ATGACATCTAGCGGCGAAAAATGTAACTGCTGCTGTCAAGTCGCTGCCCGGTGTTTACCAGTGTTTGCGCC TATGGGCGACATTCCGGGCGAAGGTATGAGGTTTTCGCCAAGAATCTCTAAAGACAAATCATTTTGTGTCGTATACGGCTGCTCAAGTAAACGTAGCAGAGATCCAACCGTGAGATTCCACACATTTCCGACACGTGGACAAACTTTTGTTAAAATTACCAATAAACAAGGAATATcggaaaaaatcgacaaattcAAGGCCTGGGAACAAGCAATAAAAATCGGTAAACCGATTACTCCGACCATGCGCATCTGTTCCTTGCACTTTAAAAAAGAGGATTATTTTCTGCCAG ATGTtcaatcgaaaagaaaaaatttaaaaattagtgCAGTTCCGTCATGTAACTTGCCGAAGAGATCAACCGACAAAGTAACAGAAACTGCGGAAAATAAGAATCGAACGAAAAGAATATTAGAAAGAGAACAGAAGCGACAGTTGATTGCGAAAGAGACagttaaaaaagttgaaaccCCTGCCGGTAAAGACTCTCCGATGGAAGTGGATGCCAATGAAAAATGTGTCGAAACACAATCACTACTTGATATTCCACCACTTTCCTCTACTGCTGAAATTGGAATTCAAGTACAGAGCGGAGACCTTGTTCCAACACTACGCAGTCTTATTAAGAGTGATCGGCAACTCAGTACTCTCActggtattgaaaatttcacgatacTCGAGCGAATTGTAGATATTGTGCATACAATGAACCCAAACATTGCGGATTCAAAATCAACGGTCCAAGAACAAATATTGATGACGTATATTAAACTAAAACAAAACGCATCATATGCGCTTCTCGCAATTTTCAGTCGAATGTACAGTGCACAAAGCTGCAAAAGAATATTCCTCCGAATGTTAGACGTTTTAAGTAGAGTCCTTCGAGTAGCCATTCCTTTCCCCTCAAAGGCTGAAATCTCACGAAATATTCCGACGTGTTTCGAAGGTTTCGAAGATGTTCGTGTTGTTCTAGATTATACAgagatatttttgcaaaaaccaaaaaatctttGCTGTCAAATCCTGACATATTCATTTTACAAAGGAACCTACACAGTAAAATTCATGACCGGAGTCACTCCGGCTGGTATGATTTCATTCATAAGCAAACCATACGGAGGAAGATCGTCGGACAAAGCGATATTCGTAGAGAGCAACTTGTtggaaaagttacaggcaaatgATGCTGTTATGGTTGACAAAGGGTTCCTGATCGatgatatttgcaaaaaaaatgacataaaACTTATTCGGCCtccttttttgaaaaaacaaaaacaattctcAAGCGTCGACGCATGTTTAACTGCAAAAATTGCCAAAGCTAGAGTACACATCGAGCGTTCCAATCAAAGACTCAAAACATTCAAAATTCTAGGGGATAAACTTCCATCCAAACTTGCATCGAAGATCGAacaaatattcacaataatttGCGGAACAGTAAATATTGGTTCTCCAATTCTAAAAAACAACAAGTTTCCATCGTTGTGA